From Zhongshania aliphaticivorans, one genomic window encodes:
- a CDS encoding CsiV family protein, protein MSTLDHRRYYALLLLLLWGFSAAAFGQNTDRFHIDMVVYANNDPGNMYEEDWPDNVHLRYPRKWVRLQTNSSSPRIVDSSDPEFAKAAQSLRMSSRYKPLFLASWEQDLLPRKKSPAILIQGGRQFGKHYELEGYIRIAVERYLHVDTNLWLVRYGSRSGNYYLPHQPQSYDEPEELSSLADKAFESSPEYLQFKQQNPDFEPSVQSQQDIDHPIEQIVVMKQQRRMRSDELHFIDHPKFGVIIKVTKIKAPKE, encoded by the coding sequence ATGAGTACACTAGATCACCGCCGCTACTACGCCCTACTCCTACTACTGCTCTGGGGATTTAGCGCTGCGGCTTTCGGCCAAAATACCGATCGATTTCATATTGATATGGTGGTCTATGCCAATAATGATCCCGGCAATATGTATGAAGAAGACTGGCCCGACAATGTGCATTTACGCTACCCCAGAAAATGGGTGCGCCTGCAGACCAACAGCAGCTCACCGCGCATTGTCGACAGCAGCGACCCGGAGTTTGCTAAAGCGGCCCAATCCCTGCGCATGTCGTCCCGATACAAACCCCTATTTCTCGCCAGCTGGGAGCAAGACCTGCTACCGCGCAAAAAATCCCCGGCTATTTTGATACAGGGAGGCAGGCAATTTGGAAAACATTATGAACTTGAGGGCTATATTCGCATTGCTGTAGAACGCTATCTGCACGTCGATACTAATCTATGGCTGGTGCGCTACGGTAGCCGCAGCGGCAATTATTATTTACCACACCAACCGCAAAGCTATGATGAACCTGAAGAACTGTCTTCACTGGCCGACAAGGCCTTTGAAAGCAGCCCAGAGTACCTCCAATTTAAGCAGCAAAACCCAGATTTTGAGCCCAGTGTGCAATCTCAGCAAGATATAGACCATCCCATTGAGCAAATCGTGGTGATGAAACAACAGCGGCGGATGCGTAGTGATGAGCTGCACTTTATTGACCACCCAAAATTTGGGGTCATTATTAAAGTAACAAAAATTAAAGCGCCAAAAGAATAA